From the Gossypium hirsutum isolate 1008001.06 chromosome A02, Gossypium_hirsutum_v2.1, whole genome shotgun sequence genome, the window ggcctagcacacggcttgcgacacgaccatgtgactctACTCAGTGAGTTATATGGgtgaggacatgggctgggacacgaccgtgtgtccctttgtTGTaatgttacacagcctggccacacggccgtgtcccccatgttttcaattttttccaacttttttattaaaacttctattttattttcatttagtcCGGAATTGCTTCTAAGATATTTTTAGAGCCTCGAAGGCTCGATATAGGGAAAAAATGCATGTGATTGATTGGTCtataataagtttaatttatataatgTTATAATGATAAATGCTTTTCGATTGATttataatgctctgtaaccctaatctggcgacggagacgagttaggggtgttacatgactaGTCTACCTCCTGAACATGAGGTCAAGTTCAGAACTGAGTTGCTGCCTGAGATAACACCGATGTCCATTGCACCCTATCGCATGGCACCTAAATAACTGAAGAAGCTTAAGTCTTAGTTACAAAAATTGCTAGATCGTGGCTTCATAAGGCCAAGTGTGTCGCGATGGGGAGCTCCGGTCTATTTTGTGAAAAATAAGGATAGAtctatgaggttgtgcatcgattatcaTCAGATGAACAAGTTGACTGTGAAAATAAGTACCTATTACCGAGGACCGACGACTTAGTCGACCAATTCCAGGGTGCTATGGTCTTATCTAAGATCGATCTGAGGTgggatactatcagttgcaagTCAAGGAGgttgatgtgccaaagactgctttcacgACTTAGTATGGGCActgtgagttcttagtgatgccattcggtCTTACGAATGCTCCTACCGCGttcatggacctaatgaataaGGTCTTTCAACCCTATCTTGATTGATCTGTTGTAGTCTTCATCGACGATACCTTAATCTACTCCAAGTCTGAGTAGGAGCATGAGGAGCACTTAAGGTTAGTCCTTCAAACCTTACGTGAGaaaaagttaaatatgaagttaattAAATGCAAGTTTTGGCTCCAAGAGGTGATGTTTTTGGGACACATAGTATCTGTTGATGGTATTTGCATAGATCCAAAGAAAATCGAAGCTATCTTGAATTGGAAGCAACCTAAGAATGTTAGTGAGATTCAGAGTTTTCTCAAACTTGCTGGCTATTATAGGAGGTTTGTAGAAGGATTTTCGTTGATTGTGGCTCTGGTGACTAAGTTGTTGAGAAAGATTGCACCGTTAAAGTGGACTAATGAGCAGCAAGCCAGCTTTGAGAAACTTAATGCAGTTTTGACtcaagcaccagtgttgattcaacctgAGCCTGGGAAAGATTACGTGGTCTGTAGTGATGCATCTCATTCTGGTCTTGgatgcgtgttgatgcaagaggggaAGGTTGTAGCTTGCACTTCGAGGCAATTCAAACCAGATGAGTACAACTATGCgatgcatgatttggaattggctgctgtGGTTTTTGCTCTTAAGGTTTGGAGACACTATCTTTATGGGGAAAGATATATCATCTATatagatcataaaagtcttaagtatctcCTACCCCAAAAGGAGTTGAACTTAAGATAGAGGCGTTAGGTCGAgcttctaaaagattatgattgtaccaTCGAATACCATCTGGGTAGGGCTAATGTTGGGGcagatgcattgagtaggaagtCTATGTCAGAGTTGAGGGAAATGTTCGCTAAGTTGAGTTTATCTGATAATGGTTGTTTGTTTGCGATGTTACAAGTGTGGCCAACTTTGATTGAGGAGATTAAGCTAAAGAAGATTTCAGATTCATCATTAGATCCCCATGTAAAGCTTGTTAGGGAGAGTAAGACTTTAGATTTTTCTTATAATTCTAAAGGAATCTTGTGTTATCGTGGAAGATTCCGTGTGCCTTCTGATTTGGAGTTGAGGCAATCTATTCTTtgagaagcacatagtagttcctatgctatgcatcctggaggtaGTACGATGTATAGAGATCTTCGTAAGCAGTATTGGTGGCTGGGATTGAAATGTGATGTGATAGACTTTGTGGCTAGATGCTTGATGTACCAACCAGTCAAGGCTGAACACTAATTTCCTCCAGGTTTGCTCCAGCCAATTCAAGTTCCTCAGTGGAAGTAGGAGCGTATCACCGTGGATTTTGTTAGTGGACTACATTGACATCATCCAAGAAAAATTCTATTTGGGTGATTGGGGATTGATTTAAAAAATCCACCCATATACTACCTGCAAGCATCAGTTATTCGTTGCAGAAGTTGGTGAGGTTGTACATTACTGAGATTGTGAAACTACATGGGGTACTAGTGTCTATCATTTCTAATAGAGGTTCTCACTTTACGTCATGCTTTAGAAAGAGTCTGCATGAAACACTAGATAGAagattgaatttcagtactgatTATCATCAACAGTTTGATGGACAGTCTGAAAGGGTTATTTAGATTCTCGAGAATATGATGTGAGGTTGTGTAACTGAATTTTGAGCTAATTGGGAAGAGCTTTTACTGCTTGAAGAGTTTTCTTATAATAATTGTTTTCAGTTGAGCATTCAGATGGCTCCCTATGAGGCCTTTTATGGGTGCAAGTGTAGGACACCTTTGTGTTGGATAGATTTGGGAGAAAAGAAAGTGTTGGGACGAGATTTAGTTCAAGAGGTTGAGAATAATGTGAAGATTATTCGAGATCGATTGAAAGCTGCATCAGATTGATAAAAGTCCTATTCTGACTTAAAGAGAAGGGATATTGAGTACAATGTGGGTGATGAAGTcctccttaaggtttcaccttggaataagatattgagatttggttgTAAGGGGAAGTTAAGTCCAAATTTCGTTGGACCTTACCGCATCATTAAgagggttggaccagtggcttttTTGTTGGAGTTACCTCTAGAGCAGGATCATATTCACgttgtgtttcatgtgtctatgttgcgatGTTTTGGATCTGACCCTTTTCATGTGATTCCAATAGAGGATATtgatgtaatagcccgatttagaccctaatcgaaacggtggtttcgagaccacgaatccgagctaaaaaaatatttaaaaattattttctatgtttattttgtgtgaatttatatctgtgaaattttcgtgatttaatttggtcgtttgagtgtctgatttgataaaaaggacttaatcgagtaaaatgaaaattaggtggtAACATATATAATGGCTGAATTATTAATGGTTTTCTAAGTTGGggtatttatgttataattatgcCATTAGCTAGATGTTTGGACGGTAATAGACATAGGTTAtaaaattccattattatttcattaaggatatttaagtaatttatcaaataaacatataatagttAATACTAAGTTATcaaattcattttcttatttcattattCTCTATTGCcgaaacatagaaaaagaaaaagaaagaacaaaagctAGGGTTCGGTCAATTTgaagcttaattaaggtatgagtttagctcagtttttgataatttctatgtttttgagactgttcttagtaatcttcaagacccaagctttaatttttgattttgatgaatattttgagttgtgccactgttgatagcttgtgatttttgctatttgatgatgaaatatgaaagatatgttttagattaacatattttgtgttggagtttttgatgattttgagtaattaggactaaattccaaaaaaaataatttgagggactaaaatgtgaaattaatgaaatttatgGGTTGGTATGGGTATGGGtaccattcggcctaacatgggtactttgaaattttctgtattttgtgttttgtgcaatagggactaaattgtaaaaattgtaaatgtcaggggtaaaatggtaattttcccatttatgtgtttttgaactaaattgaatgaaaatatgtttgaataagcttaatttgaatatgtttagatcaagaaccaaagaaatcagatttggatcggggaaaaacgaaagttctCGACAAGTAGACCCGTCTTTTAACAACCCGACtcagggcctagtcggaacagtggtctcgggaccacaaattcgaagataaaaaaattatttttattatttttatgaggttatagtactattatattagtgcatgaaaaatttggtgagttaattttaatattttcaagccCGATTGCGAAAAAGGTCTAAATCACAAAAAGggcaaaagttacattttagtacccaaatgtgttaaatagctataaaatcaaaatttagggcttttaaagggcaattacacCCTTTTTAATGGTGTTGGCCAGCCATGTGATGGATTTTAAACAAATAGtatgatgtcatgatttggtgataaaataatgcctaaaagcctagctatcatttccttcttctccatcttctttcttcaccaaaattttcatcaaatagtgaggtttgaaagctcaaaaatctgCATCAACTTAAagcactcataagtaagtgattttaattagttttcttcaagatttttacacttttgagacccttgaagcatgagctttcaaatgaggctgatatcttacaaaatggtcaagagtttaggattttgccatggatgtatttgtggtatatgctgagtttttatggaggaatatgtgTTCTATTTGTGTTATAGACAACTTTTATGaagggtgttagcatgaaaacacctaaagggactattttgcataagttacaaATTAAGTAATAAGTGTGTAAAATAGTTAGAATTTGGGGTTGAtctagtagtaaaaagagtttatctaggcttgaaatacaaagaaattcgatagaaattgaattttgagcatgggggtaaaatggtcattctGCTAAAGtctagggcaaaatggtcattttaccaaagatgtaaattttagatagcctaattgtgtttaatgactgaatgagtgcattttgttattatagatcaagattttccaaaatcGAGCTTAGACCTGGGCAAAGCGAAGCAATTCGATTAAGCCGACTAGttaagtactttttgtaaaccgaggtaagttgtatgtaaataatacgaatatattattaatgcatgtattcgattgttattgatttgataaaaCATAAATTTCTAGAATTGGAACTAAGTATATGTATTTATGATTGAGAAAGTTGAAAGATCTAGTAAGAACCCCAGGAAACAAACCGattattcatgccatgacgtagggttatgtgagagccagtataagaccatgtatgggacatggcatcgaaattgagacgagggctagtgtaagacgtgtctgggacatgcatcagccgcATCATGATagctcgtgtaagaccacgtctggggcATGGCATCGGCGTAGAggtgagtgccagtgtaagacatgcttgggacatgcatcggcctcgatgatgttagccagtgtaagacgtgtctgggacatgcatcggctaagtTTCGTTGTAatgccctgtacccgagaccatcgtcgaagtcgaacacgaggtgttaatagacttaattcattacttaaatagctcaaacaatttatttttaaaatttttagtcaagctaacaatctgcatcatagtcgcttaaaaattcatatctcgagttacaaaactcaaaatccaattctgtacattttccatgaaactagactcatatatctatttaataattttttatagaatttttggtcaagaaaattagtacagtttattagttaaagtctcccctgtttcagagtttgattgctctgacctctgtgtattacgaatcaaatatctccctgtacagagtttcaatgactataccgtttgcttctaataaaactaaactcaataaggaatctgtacatataaattatgacttctaattatcttttaaaaatttatggtgaatttccaaagtcagaacaagggatccagaaattgctctggccctgtttcacaaaaatttaaacatctcataaaatataactcatatacctgttttgttccatccatatgaaaatagactaataattcttcaattccatatattattcatcatctaattgtatctctactatttttagtgatttttcaaactcacgtcactgcttcTGTCAAatctattttatgataaaatttatctatttcatggtttccatggattagctagcaatttagcatacataacaccaaatatgatcatgattagccattccaatggctaatcattaccaagcatttccataccactcaataaccatatcataagaccatatacacaaaatgattataatgctatacatgccatactcaaaatctacaagccattatgccaagatggtatacggatagtgtgagcgtgcctccgaccgttttcgatttccgagctggcttgtcaacactacaaggaatgaaaaggagggagaaagcataaattcttagtaagttcacatgcaaatagcaagtaacataactatataagcaaacataaaccatcatttgcataatcatcaccgagacattcatatcacattttcatttatcatcttaccatattattgttatatcgagttttcaacccgagggttaagtacatacctgttcaaagtattcatttcacaacacatACCAAtgcgtccctttcatcttgagtattcctccgcttgagtaaaattttacccgttgaacacatcagaatataattcggatacatggaaagtttgcacataagtgccacatatgtagccaagctactatgtaacccgcccataagtgaactcggactcaactcaatgagctcgggtgaTTGtctccatgagtgaactcggactcaactcaacgatttcggatgcctagttacatctcacgaactcggactcaactcaacgagttcggacatttgcatccataagtgaactcggactcaactcaacgagttcggatgctcaaccatcctagtgacatgtcacttctattctaatctattcctaaggttcaaacgggcattttcctcgatcacacatctttgccatcttccacggaacatcgaaattgatacttcggtgatagttcatactcatcaagtaattcacataatcacatattattcaacaataaccacaaagcataatatttcatgataataatcagcatcatatcatataaacaacattaaatttcttaaaatgacaattacgttactacatttacacatgaacttacctcgtatgcgaaaatggctacttttaccatttcgtctacaatttggtattttccccattttagcccgaattttagttttccttactctatcatttaaaatatagtttaattaggactcacattattcaaattgacccaaaatcatattttggaaaaattacagttttgcccctaaacttttgcataattacacttttgcccctaggctcgggaattaaactttattccttattcttatgttttataacatgctgatcatttttcccttctatggcaacatcaaattcttactcttaacatatacttgtgactattaggtatttttgtcgattaagcccttttgctagttttcactcaaaaccgagtagcacaagttgtctaacataatttaaacccccatattctatcataaaacatcaaaatacacaaatttcacctatgggtatttttccaaatataaaccctaggttgaattattgctaacataagcttaaccgagctactgggattccaaaaacgtaaagaacattaaaaacggggcttggaatcacttactatggagcttggaagcttgaaacaaaccctaactatggagaacccttgaaatttcggcctaatgaagaagatggacaaaaattggcttttaattttgtttttaattcattttaataactaaatgaccaaaatgcccttactactaaactttccaaaaattccttccatgtcctaatgttgtccatgaacttaaaattggtcaaatttctatttaagatctcctaattaatatttcaaaacaatttcatactagaaacttctagaatgcaagttttacaaattattcgatttagtccctaatttcaatttaagcactttatgcataaattttcttcacgaaattttcacacaatcatgcaatcatatcatagacctcaaaataatcataaaataattatttctatctcaaattttctggtcacgaaaccactattcctactaggcccaaaatcaggatattacattcgTGCTAGTGTaggacatgtctgggacatgcatcagcacgcatacacgagagctagtgtaagaccatgtctggaacatggcagcagcaacttaacccatgtttgcggcttatagaatatccggtagtattccaaaaggttcaactttaagagttaagaaagagatttaaaaaggaaagtatgataatgttgtaagtgttacaagtacctatttggtatgcatgagtaATGAGCTCGATTAGAAAAAATGATTTGAGTTGACGGTAATGAGTAAATCCAATTTAtacttacctttgagctatgagcATAATTGATAAATGGTGAAGTTGtcgttgtatatatatttatatgcaacttactaagctttatgcttactctttttcccttcccttttctTTCCGTATTGCCATTTTACTCGAGAatcccttgaagtcagagatatcgatcacactatcagccgtaatactcggtatagttggatttatatttttgattatggcatgtctAGGACTAGACTAGAGAGTTGTATTATTGAGAGATTGTTTATGTATATTAGCTTAAgataaaagcccttcattttgtattaagcctagataatggctattatttattttggtaaatgtatATGATGTGCCTTCTATGGATGAATTGATGTCATTTGGGATGGAATTAGCATATTAAAATGATCTTGTAtaggttgtgcaaaatgggtaacaaaatggcttggagatagcctagtttgtccacacgggcaagacacataggcgtgtgtttagaccgtgtgtgacacacggctcaccccTATGGGTGTgttatggctgtgtgtccccctgcacttaaatttttaaatcaatattttacacgattaggccacacgggcgtgtgccatagcCGTGTCTATAAGTCAGTATTGCCCACGATTaggccacacgggtatgtgtcatGGTCGTGCCCTACAGTCAGTGTCGCACACGGGCTGAGGATGTGGGCATGTCCCGAGTCACACGGGGATGTGGAAACCTAAATCTTGAATTGcaccaagtttttcttaagttctcatttaagtttaaataatcacgaatgtatgttttgggcttcggaaGCCTGTTTAAGAACAAATTGCTTatgaaattaaaagttttaaccaaatcatcaaaattttacggcCCGGCTTGTATAATTGAttgagttaagtcaggtaacacctcgaaccatgTCTCAGAATTGGATATGGGTgacgggtgttacatttagtggtatcagagcatggtttagtctgttctaggactaacctagctaaAGTACgagtctagccatacatgccatatatatcatagtgtgatgattcctgacaattataaattgtgttttccttatatagtaaatggatcttgatagAACCACGGCAGATGACGAGGAAAGTAATATGCcggctcccgcagaagggacTGCGCTGATAGAGAGTGAGCCCGTAAGTATGggccaaggcggaggggctagggaagcctacctccaaatgatggatgcttggtacacagagttcgttcgtgcgaacccgaacactccacctgCCCCACCTCTTCCAATTCCTCAGTATGTCCCGGTGGCTCCGTAAGGTGCAAATATGTTCAGGAGGGAAAAGCCTCTAGTAGACAATATCCGGAagcaaggggccgaggaatttcgggCTAATGTAGATGATGACCCGGAGAGAGGGGAGTTCTGGATAAAAAATACCATAAGGGCATTTGATGAACTATTATGCACACCGACGAGTGCATGAAGTGTGCTGTGTCACTCCTACAAGactcggcttatcagtggtggaacactctcgtgtctattgtaccgagagagaggatcacttgggaatttttctaagaagagtttcgaaagaagtatattagccagaggtttgtGGATCagaaaaaggaaggaatttctagagttgaagcgAGATAGTAAGACTGTGacggagtatgagcgtgagtttgtgaagctcagcaaatatgcacgagaatgcgtatccactgaagctactatgtgtaagaggtttgaggatggcctcaatgaagacattcgagtgtttgtgggcatcctagagttaagagaatttgtggtgctcgttgagagagcatgtaAAGCAGAAGAGCTGGTGAAGGAGAGGAGGAAGGCAACCATTGAGTCGCGAGATTTAATGAGAAGACAGATGAGGAAGACGCATCAGTCCTCCTCCAAGAGGTAGAAAGAAATTAATACCCGATCGAACACTTCAATGGGATTTTCGCAGGGAACAAGAATCGACAGAATATGACGTCTAAAGCCCAGACCACTTCGATTGCTAGTGTCGGCAGTATACGGCCAAATAGGCAGGAGTGTCTGCAATGTGGGAGATGCCACTTGGGCGAATGCCAAGTAAATGAAAGGGGTTGTTTCTAGTGTGGGTCGTTAGACTACTTCATTTGAGATTGTCCCGAAATAAATCACACAGAGAAAAATCAAGAGGTGAGGGCGAGTAGTGCTCCTTTGAAGAGCAGACCCCAAAGAAATACGGGCAGTGGAGCTAACAGTAGAGGTACGACTAGAGATGCAGTGGCAAGGTCCAAGGGCAGAGTGCCTGCGAGGACTTATGTTATCCGTGCCCGTGAGGAGGCAAAATCTCCTGACGTGATTACAGGTACGTTTTCTATTCATGACATttatgttgttgctttgattgacccggggtctacccactcttatatatgtatggatttgaTGCCCCGTATAAACATGTTAGTAGAGTCCActaagtttgtaataaaagtgtctaacccgttaggcaaacatgtattagtggaccaagtatgtagaaattgtcctttgatgattaaagGCCATTTCTTTCTGGCcaacttgatgttatttccatttaataaattcgatgtaattcttgggatggattggcTAACCTCCCATGGTGTTGTAGTAGACTGTGGAAGAAAAGAAATTCAGTTAAGGTGTGAGAATGGTGATGTCCTTCAAGTTGGGTCAAATAACTTTCCTATGGTAATATCATTTTTAGTCGCcaaaaaatatttgagaaaaggttatgaacCTTATTTAGCTTTTGTACTGAATACCCAAGTGTCCGAGTCGAAGATTGAGTCaataccagtggtttgtgagtttatagatgttttTCTAGAAGAGTTGTCCGGGTTACCGTCAgagagagaggttgagtttggtatcgagttggctCTTGGTACGACGCCAATCTCGTTTTCACCTTATAGAATGACCTCCaccaagttaaaagagttgaaggtacagttgcaagaactaatagataaaggttttgctagaccaagttactcaccatggggtgctctaGTGCCTATTGAGAAAAAGAAGGACGggttgatgaggttatgtatcgactatagacaacttAACAAGGTCACTgtgaagaacaaatatcctttaccgaggattgatgatctcttTGATCAACTGAGAGGAGACACTGTATTTTCTAAAACAGATTTGAGGTCGAGTTGCTACTAGTTAATAGTCAAGGAACAAGATGTGTCGAAGACTGCTTTTTGGACGAGATATGGGCATTacaagtttcttgttatgccttttgaatTGACAAATGCCCCAGCGGTATTTATAGACTTGATGAGCCGCATCTTCCGACTATATTTGGATAGGCTCGTTGTcttttttattgatgacatcttggtttattcACGTAACGAG encodes:
- the LOC107952495 gene encoding uncharacterized protein; the protein is MFLGHIVSVDGICIDPKKIEAILNWKQPKNVSEIQSFLKLAGYYRRFVEGFSLIVALVTKLLRKIAPLKWTNEQQASFEKLNAVLTQAPVLIQPEPGKDYVVCSDASHSGLGCVLMQEGKVVACTSRQFKPDEYNYAMHDLELAAVVFALKVWRHYLYGERYIIYIDHKSLKANVGADALSRKSMSELREMFAKLSLSDNGCLFAMLQVWPTLIEEIKLKKISDSSLDPHVKLVRESKTLDFSYNSKGILCYRGRFRVPSDLELRKSLHETLDRRLNFSTDYHQQFDGQSERLSIQMAPYEAFYGCKCRTPLCWIDLGEKKVLGRDLVQEVENNVKIIRDRLKAASD